A single region of the Melospiza melodia melodia isolate bMelMel2 chromosome 7 unlocalized genomic scaffold, bMelMel2.pri SUPER_7_unloc_1, whole genome shotgun sequence genome encodes:
- the LOC134432666 gene encoding zinc finger protein 3-like: METSLRFLGMQLHDWEKPHKCLECGKSFRRSSHLISHQRIHTGEWPYKCGECGKGFSCSSALITHQRIHTGERPYECPQCQKRFHTSSDLLCHQQIHTEERPFHCPECRKGFKRNSNLVRHQRIHTGERLYECPQCGKKFQTSSNLLLHQCIHTEERPFCCPECGKGFKHNSTLIRHRHIHTGERPYECPQCEK, translated from the exons atggagacctccctgcGCTTtcttgggatg caacttcatgattgggagaagccccacaagtgcttggagtgtgggaagagcttcaggcggagctcccacctgatcagccaccagaggatccacacaggggaatggccctacaagtgtggggagtgtgggaagggcttcagctgcagctccgccctcatcacccaccaacgcatccacactggggagaggccctacgagtgtccccagtgtcagaagaggtttcacaccagctccgatctcctctgccatcagcagattcacactgaggagaggcccttccactgccctgagtgcaggaagggtttcaagcgcaactccaaccttgttaggcaccagcgcatccacactggggagaggctctacgagtgtccccaatgtgggaagaagtttcagaccagctccaatctcctcctgcaccagtgcattcacacagaggagaggcccttctgctgccctgagtgtgggaagggcttcaagcacaactccaccctcatcaggcaccggcacatccacactggggagaggccctacgagtgtccccagtgtgagaag